GGAGAGGGAGATCTTAGTCCTTGGAAGAGTACAGACAGCATATTCCATCCttagctctccctctcttccttcccatcTCCCTCTTTTACTCTACATACAGCTCTCctactcttcctgtctctctctctcccccaaaccCCACCCTGTAGTGTGTTCTCTCCCGCTAcatacctcccctccctctacatctcccactcccctgcctctctcactctgacCCCCAAACACCACCCTGTAGCTTCAtaccccctccctccacatctcccactcccctgcctctctcactctgacCCCCAAACCCCACCCTGTAGTGTGCTCTCTCCCGCctacccccctccctccacatctcccactcccctgcctctctcactctgacCCCCAAACCCCACCCTGTAGTGTGCTCTCTCCCGCTTCataccccccctccctccacatctcccactcccctgcctctctcactctgacCCCCAAACCCCACCCTGTAGTGTGCTCTCTCCCGCTACAtaccccctccctccacatctcccactcccctgcctctctcactctgacCCCCAAACCACACCTGTAGTGTGCTCTCTCCCGCTACATACCTCCCCTCCTCTACATCTCccactcccctgcctctctcactctgacCCCCAAACCCCACCCTGTAGTGTGCTCTCTCCCGCCAtaccccctccctccacatctcccaCTCCCCTGCCTCACTCTGACCCCCAAACCCCACCCTGTAGTGTGTGCTacatctctccctgcctctctcatgACCCCCAAACCCCACCCTGTAGTGTCCCTCCacataccccctccctcccatctcccactcccctgcctctctcactctcccccaaaCCCCACCCTGTAGTGTGCTCTCTGCCTCTCACAtaccccccctcctcccatctcccactcccctgcctctctcatgACCCCCAAACCCCACCCTGTAgtgtgctctctcctccctccacatctcccactcccctgcctctctcactctgacCCCCAAACCCCACCCTGTAGTGTGCTCTCTCCCGCTAcatacctcccctccctccacatctcccactcccctgcctctctcaccTGACCCCCAAACCCCAGTGTGCTCTCTCCCGCTAcatacctcccctccctccacatctcccaCTACCCCGCCTCTCTCACTCTGACCCCCAAACCCCACCCTGTAGTGTGCTCTCTCCCGCTAcatacctcccctccctccacatctcccactcccctgcctctctcactctgacCCCCAAACCCCACCCTGTAGTGTGCTCTCTCCCGCTAcatacctcccctccctcccatctccccacACTCTGACCCCCAAACCCCACCCTGTAGTGTGCTCTCTCCCGCTAcatacctcccctccctccacatctcccactgcctctctcactctgacCCCAAACCCCACCCTGTAGTGTGCTCTCTCCCGCTAcatacctcccctccctccacatctcccaCTACCCcgcctctcaattcaattcaaggggctttattggcatgggaaacatatgttaacattgccaatgcaagtgaagtagataatatacaaaaaagaagtaaacaataaaaatgaacagtaaatattacactcacaaaagtttttaaaaaataaagacattacaaatgtcatagtatgtactgtatatatacagtgttgtaacaatgtgcaaatggttaaagtacaaaagggaaaaaaaataagcataaatatgggttgtatttacaatgacgtttgctcttcactggttgaccttttcttgtggcgacaggtcacaaatcttgctgctgtgatggcacactgtggtatttcacccagtagatatgggagtttatcaaaattgggtttgtttttgaattctttgtggatctgtgtaatctgagggaaatatgtttctaatatggtcatacattgggcaggtgGTTAGGAAGTGccgctcagtttccacctcattttgtgggcagtgtgcacatagcctgtcttctcttgagagccaggtctgcctacagctgcctttctcaatagcaaggctatgctcactgagtctgtacatagtcaaagctttccttaagtttgggtcagtcacggtggtcaggtattctaccactgtgtactctctgttagggccaaatagcattctagtttgcgttgtttttttgttaattctttctaatgtgtcaagtaattatctttttgttttctcgtgatttggttgggtctaattgtgttgctgtcctggggctctgtagggtgtgtttgtgtttgtgtttgtgaacagagccccaggaccagcttgcttaggggactcttctccaggttcatctctctgtaggtggtaGGTGtaggaatcgcttccttttaggtggtctctctctctccccctgttgtTTTTTCATGGCCACACTAGTTCATATCATGTGATTGGCAGAGGATTGCCTAGTTAATCTCTGGCTATAATTCCCCCTTCGCCACTGGCCTCCCCTGCAGACCTAGCCCACTGACCCTGCTGAGAGCAGCACTTCCTTTATGCCCCTGAAAGCACAGGGGATTGAGCCCTAACAACAAAAACTAatcaccctcctcccctctctttctatcgcCCGGCCACTagcctggcagtgtgtgtgtgtgtgtgttcatgtgacacacacacacacatcagtcagGTGAAGGTTAGCTGACACACTTTTCTCTGTGACCCTTTCCAGGGATCTGGGAAGACTATCGTTGCTATGCAAACATTAGCACACAGATGATAAATTGGGTGTATCAGGCATCTGCCTGACAACTTTGGtaaagacatttacattttacatttaagtcatttagcagacgctcttatccagagcgacttacaaattggtgctttcaccttatgacatccagtggaacagccactttacaatagtgcatctaggtcttttaaggggggtgagaaggattactttatcctatcctaggtattccttaaagaggagaCACCAGATGCTGCGTAACTAGCCCATCACAGAGCTAGATATTATTTTGCCACTGAGCTTGTCCAGGTAGAAATGGACTGTTGGCAAAGATCTAGGACCAGTTTACCATCAACTTAATAACCATTAAGGGGGAACACAAAACTGACTTAAGATCAATGTCAGGGGCATCTTAGTACATCCTACTCTGAGGGAGTCACCCCCCACAGATCACTATGGAGATGAGGGAGGAACATTCTAATAATGACTGGGCGCCCTTCATACCTACTGTATGAGTGGCTGAATGGCTTGCAATGTCAAATGATGGTGTTCCTGAGTCAGACAATAGGAGACAAGAACAACTGGGCCCCACCTTACTTGACAGAAGGGGTACATTCATCTTTAATGAGGATAGAATACCAGCTGTCATAAACAGTAATGACAGCTTATGTCTGCTTATAACCAGTTTATGTGGGCTCTGGTCAACTATGTGGGGAATAGGGGTTTTATTTTACAATCAGCTACCTGTCGTTTTTACACATTATACAATACATAGGGAATAGCGTGTATTATACTGTCAGgcatctgtgtctgtctggtttCCAGTGACCCTGGCGTCTTTTGTCATCACAATGGGCAAAAATGTGGCTACAGGGCCATTTAGTTGTGTGAAGGGCCGTGAATGCCATCGTTATCACATGACCAGTCTCAGACATCTGGCACAAAGAGACCAACCATCCCTTTTATCACCCCATGAACCCCTTCCCTCCACTTTACCCCCATATGATGTGTGTGCCACCGTGCCATCGTCCAAACTGTGAGACCATAGACAGAGGGACTGAGTATGAGCTCTGCCCCAGGCCTAAATGGCATTAATGATTATAAGCATAGTGAGCCTACAGGCATCTACCGGTACCACTGCCAAGTGGAGTAATACTCCTACTGACATAGTGTTCCCACCTTGGGAAGGGAACCAACATACTGCTGTTACGAATATCAATCATTTAGATAGTAAAGTGTCGGCGGCAGCACACTGAATCTTCCcatgacatttttttttaacctttatttaaccaggcaagtcagttaagaacaaattcttatgttcaataacggcctaagaacagtgggttaactgcctgttcaggggcagaacgacagatttgtaccttgtcagctcagggatttgaacttgcaaccttccggttactagtccaatgctctaaccactaggataccctgccgccccattgacCTTGAACATGTGCGACACCagcatcagcatcagcatcaCAGCATATCAGCATCAGCATCAGCATGCCACCGTGCCATGCAAAACCTTCCCGACATCCCTGATCTTGTGAAAGTCTTCGTACACCACCTAGCGGCCAAGGGGAAAAACACAGCCACGTTGAATACCTCGCGTCATCGATGCGCGCGCAGTCATCGCCATTTTGAATTACAGCCGCACTTCGCTGGCTGATGACTGAAAGGAGCTAAGATTTCTTCGTTTCTGAAATATTTCTGCGCATTCAAAGCTTACTGGATACATATTGTGAGGGATTTACATCGCTCTAAGTATGGCTCACCGAAAtctaaaacaggtcaacattcaaaaCAACGCACCGTCGCCGAAacctcagcagcagcagcagtaccacCAGCAGCAGCACACAAAGCGCAACATGGACTCTCCAGGCATGGAGCGAAGGCCGAATGTTGCGGATGGGAAAACCCCACCACCAAAGCCGCCGACGACTGCCAGCCCTGCGGCAGAGGGGGAGGGTGGACCCGGAGACTCGCAGGAGATGACGCTGGATATAAAGAGTTTCAGGAGACCCGGGGAGAAAACCTTCACGCAGCGCTGTAGGTTGTTCATCGGTAATCTCCCGACAGACCTCACGGAGGATGATTTCAAAAAGCTGTTTTCCAAGTATGGCGAGGCTAACGAGGTGTTTATCAACCGAGACCGAGGATTCGGCTTCATTCGACTGGTAAGACTGCGTTTTAGAGTAACGTTAATCAGTAATATCTAACTCCGCGGTGAAGGAAGCTCCTTTTGAATGTTGGCGTTTAGGCTGCATTAGTATCGATAGCCATCCGTTTCCCCTAGTTAGTTAGCTACTATTTATTACTCAGGCGGATGGGTCTGCCTGACCAGTTGTTAAGCCTACTCCCCCACCCGAAGCCATTCATTACTTGATACATTGGGTCCCTTTGACACATACTTGAGTAGATTTTATGGCAACACTATCTAGGTGGCAATTCTCATGAATCAATCAAGACTGCATAAAAACGTTTGAAAGTTTGCTATCAATGGAGCCTAACCTTTGACCTGGTATTCTAGGAAACCAGGACGCTGGCGGAGATTGCCAAGGCAGAGTTGGATGGCATAGTGCTGGGGAACCGACCTATCCGGATCCGCTTCGCCACGCACGGCTCTGCCCTCACGGTGCGGAACCTTTCCCCCGTGGTCTCCAACGAGCTCCTTGAGGAGGCCTTCTCCGAGTTCGGGCCCGTGGAAAGGGCTATCGTTGTGGTGGACGACCGAGGAAGGCCCACTGGGAAGGGCTTCGTAGAGTTTGCCAACAAACCTTGTGCTCGTAAAGCCCTGGATCGCTGTGCTGACGGGGCGCTGCTGCTCACCACGTAAGACAACCAACGACTGCATTTACTTAGTTACCTGGTTTACGAAATAACCCAGACGCGCCAAATGAATTCCAAGCAGTGTGAGTGATCACTCCCATCTCACCATGTTGTCTCCAGGTCTCCTCGGCCTGCCATTGTGGAACCCACTGAGCAGCTGGATGAAGAGGATGGACTCCCAGAGAAGTTGCTGGTGAAATCTGTACACTACCACAAGTACGTTATACACACGATCTCCTATTGGGAGTTTTACTCTCTGTACCAGTCTTGACAACCGGACTTCTTTATCATATTTGTTGATTTATTCACTTgcctgtcggtgtgtgtgtgcaccgtTCCACTTTCCTCATGGTCTCCCTGCAGGTCTTAGTCCAGCCactaacccctctcctccctgtctctccagggagagggagcaccccccacgGTTTGCCCAGCCGGGGACATTTGAGTTTGAGTACTCGTCCCGCTGGAAGGCCCTGGACGAGATGGAAAAGCAGCAGAGAGACCAGGTTGAGCGCAACATCCGAGAGGCAAAGGAGAAGCTGGAGCAAGAGATGGAGGCCGCCAAGCACGAGCATCAGCTCATGATGATgagacaaggtacacacactcagaggaacctctcacacacacaccgaggAAGACGCTCACTTCTCAAGGACAAAGTTAACATGTTACCTTTTGTGTTGTGCGCATATTCAACATTAGCAGACATAGCCATAGGCCTACTTCAAGTGTTGTCAGAAACTGTCACATGTGAATACAAAAAAACATTAGTACCAAGCCAACTCCTTTCTCTCAGACCTGATGTATTACCAAGCCAACCCCTTTCTCTCAGACCTGATGTATTACCAAGCCAACCCCTTTCTCTCAGACCGGATGTGATACCAAGCCAACCCCTCCTCTCAGACCTGATGTAATACCAAGCCAACCCCTTTCTCTCAGACCGGATGTGATACCAAGCCAACCCCTTCCTCTCACACCTGATGTAATACCAAGCCAACCCCTCCTCTCAGACCTGATGTAATACCAAGCCAACCCTGCCTCTCAGACCTGATGTATTACCAAGCCAACCCCTTTCTCTCAGACCTGATGTATTACCAAGCCAACCCCTCCTCTCAGACCTGATGTAATTCCAAGCCAAACCCTCCTCTCAGACCTGATGTAATACCAAGCCAACCCCTCCTCTCAGACCTGATGTAATACCAAGCCAACCCCTCCTCTCAGACCTGATGTAATTCCAAGCCAAACCCTCCTCTCAGACCTGATGTAATTCCAAGCCAAACCCTTTCTCTCAGACCTGATGTAATACCAAACAACCCCTTTCTCTCAGACCTGATGTAATACCAAACCAAGCCAACCCCTCCTCAGACCTGATGTAATACCAAACAAACCCTCCTCTCAGACCTGATGTAATACCAAACAACCCCTCCTCTCAGACTTGATGTAATACCAAGCCAACCCCCTCCTCTCAGACCTGATGTAATTCCAAGCCAACCCCTCCTCTCAGACCTGATGTAATACCAAGCCAACCCCTCCTCTCAGACCTGATGTAATACCAAGCCAACCCCTCCTCTCAGACCTGATGTAATTCCAAGCCAACCCCTTTCTCTCAGACCTGATGTAATTCCAAGCCAACCCCTTTCTCTCAGACCTGATGTAATACCAAGCCAACCCCTCCTCTCAGACCTGATGTAATTCCAAGCCAACCCCTTTCTCTCAGACCTGATGTAATACCAAGCCAACCCATatttctctcatctcctctttctcAGACCTGATGAGGCGTCAAGAGGAGCTGAGACGCCTGGAGGAGCTTCGCAACCAGGAGCTGCAGAAACGCAAGAATATAGAGAtgaggtacgtgtgtgtgtacctcccaCTCTATTTTCTACTcgtcatatgtgtgtgtgttaaacgttcTCTCCTGTTTGTAGACATGAGGAGAGGCGtaggcaggaggaggagatgatgcAGCGCCATCGAGAGCAGGAAGAGATGAGACGCCAACCGGACGGCTTCAAGCCAAACTATGCGGACACCGTGAGTTCAccggacagacacacaaacatgcacacacaaagaTCAGACCGGTTCAGGCttggagagcacacacacacacagccaacataGACCTTCACATCAGTACAGTCGGTATCACTCATTTCTTGGTTTTTGaatacacacactatcacactttTTAAAAAGGTTTCTTCAAATCAGAGAAGCAGTGTTCACACACTTTCATTCACATGATTCTGCTGAGGGTCTGTGTTTTAGATGCCTAACAGTCCTGCCGCTCTACGTCACACTGATGACGA
This genomic window from Oncorhynchus nerka isolate Pitt River linkage group LG2, Oner_Uvic_2.0, whole genome shotgun sequence contains:
- the LOC115120033 gene encoding paraspeckle component 1-like isoform X1, which codes for MAHRNLKQVNIQNNAPSPKPQQQQQYHQQQHTKRNMDSPGMERRPNVADGKTPPPKPPTTASPAAEGEGGPGDSQEMTLDIKSFRRPGEKTFTQRCRLFIGNLPTDLTEDDFKKLFSKYGEANEVFINRDRGFGFIRLETRTLAEIAKAELDGIVLGNRPIRIRFATHGSALTVRNLSPVVSNELLEEAFSEFGPVERAIVVVDDRGRPTGKGFVEFANKPCARKALDRCADGALLLTTSPRPAIVEPTEQLDEEDGLPEKLLVKSVHYHKEREHPPRFAQPGTFEFEYSSRWKALDEMEKQQRDQVERNIREAKEKLEQEMEAAKHEHQLMMMRQDLMRRQEELRRLEELRNQELQKRKNIEMRHEERRRQEEEMMQRHREQEEMRRQPDGFKPNYADTREQEMRMGELGPRGAINMGDGFNPASVAGASVNQGPPQMIGIGMSGRAGAMGPEGTPNMGAPNMMPDNGAMQRNDRFPQGAPNQIGSSPMSGRPGVESPQQQQAVGAGLMGAGPGPAVGGPAGFGRGIPVVGNYEGPNNKRRRY
- the LOC115120033 gene encoding paraspeckle component 1-like isoform X3, with amino-acid sequence MAHRNLKQVNIQNNAPSPKPQQQQQYHQQQHTKRNMDSPGMERRPNVADGKTPPPKPPTTASPAAEGEGGPGDSQEMTLDIKSFRRPGEKTFTQRCRLFIGNLPTDLTEDDFKKLFSKYGEANEVFINRDRGFGFIRLETRTLAEIAKAELDGIVLGNRPIRIRFATHGSALTVRNLSPVVSNELLEEAFSEFGPVERAIVVVDDRGRPTGKGFVEFANKPCARKALDRCADGALLLTTSPRPAIVEPTEQLDEEDGLPEKLLVKSVHYHKEREHPPRFAQPGTFEFEYSSRWKALDEMEKQQRDQVERNIREAKEKLEQEMEAAKHEHQLMMMRQDLMRRQEELRRLEELRNQELQKRKNIEMRHEERRRQEEEMMQRHREQEEMRRQPDGFKPNYADTMGLTPPLLPGPV
- the LOC115120033 gene encoding paraspeckle component 1-like isoform X4, which gives rise to MAHRNLKQVNIQNNAPSPKPQQQQQYHQQQHTKRNMDSPGMERRPNVADGKTPPPKPPTTASPAAEGEGGPGDSQEMTLDIKSFRRPGEKTFTQRCRLFIGNLPTDLTEDDFKKLFSKYGEANEVFINRDRGFGFIRLETRTLAEIAKAELDGIVLGNRPIRIRFATHGSALTVRNLSPVVSNELLEEAFSEFGPVERAIVVVDDRGRPTGKGFVEFANKPCARKALDRCADGALLLTTSPRPAIVEPTEQLDEEDGLPEKLLVKSVHYHKEREHPPRFAQPGTFEFEYSSRWKALDEMEKQQRDQVERNIREAKEKLEQEMEAAKHEHQLMMMRQDLMRRQEELRRLEELRNQELQKRKNIEMRHEERRRQEEEMMQRHREQEEMRRQPDGFKPNYADTVHSLYMLQI
- the LOC115120033 gene encoding paraspeckle component 1-like isoform X2, with the translated sequence MAHRNLKQVNIQNNAPSPKPQQQQQYHQQQHTKRNMDSPGMERRPNVADGKTPPPKPPTTASPAAEGEGGPGDSQEMTLDIKSFRRPGEKTFTQRCRLFIGNLPTDLTEDDFKKLFSKYGEANEVFINRDRGFGFIRLETRTLAEIAKAELDGIVLGNRPIRIRFATHGSALTVRNLSPVVSNELLEEAFSEFGPVERAIVVVDDRGRPTGKGFVEFANKPCARKALDRCADGALLLTTSPRPAIVEPTEQLDEEDGLPEKLLVKSVHYHKEREHPPRFAQPGTFEFEYSSRWKALDEMEKQQRDQVERNIREAKEKLEQEMEAAKHEHQLMMMRQDLMRRQEELRRLEELRNQELQKRKNIEMRHEERRRQEEEMMQRHREQEEMRRQPDGFKPNYADTREQEMRMGELGPRGAINMGDGFNPASVAGASVNQGPPQMIGIGMSGRAGAMGPEGTPNMGAPNMMPDNGAMRNDRFPQGAPNQIGSSPMSGRPGVESPQQQQAVGAGLMGAGPGPAVGGPAGFGRGIPVVGNYEGPNNKRRRY